Proteins from a single region of Artemia franciscana chromosome 20, ASM3288406v1, whole genome shotgun sequence:
- the LOC136040093 gene encoding uncharacterized protein LOC136040093 isoform X1: MATFNSMDTSNDDMNLLVMDDLLPSGQRSIVDEEILALSQANSFGQLEEKKMNKMEFCHHLYEKVMKFVKMDDANEVMNEIETMAKNDVTMKIRVGAVKIYFKKKIIKRY, translated from the exons atggctactTTCAATTCAATG gATACTTCCAACGACGACATGAACCTATTAGTAATGGACGATCTTCTACCATCTGGCCAAAGAAGTATAGTTGATGAGGAGATTTTGGCCTTGTCCCAAGCCAATAGTTTTGGACAATTGGAAGAGAAAAAG AtgaacaaaatggaattttgtcaTCACCTATACGAAAAAGTaatgaaatttgtaaaaatggaCGATGCAAATGAAGTAATGAATGAAATAGAGACAATGGCAAAGAACGATGTCACTATGAAAATTAGA gttggagctgtgaaaatttatttcaaaaaaaaaataataaagaggtATTAG
- the LOC136040093 gene encoding uncharacterized protein LOC136040093 isoform X2 — protein MATFNSMDTSNDDMNLLVMDDLLPSGQRSIVDEEILALSQANSFGQLEEKKMNKMEFCHHLYEKVMKFVKMDDANEVMNEIETMAKNDVTMKIRVGAVKIYFKKKIIKRY, from the exons atggctacctTCAATTCAATG gATACTTCCAACGACGACATGAACCTATTAGTAATGGACGATCTTCTACCATCTGGCCAAAGAAGTATAGTTGATGAGGAGATTTTGGCCTTGTCCCAAGCCAATAGTTTTGGACAATTGGAAGAGAAAAAG AtgaacaaaatggaattttgtcaTCACCTATACGAAAAAGTaatgaaatttgtaaaaatggaCGATGCAAATGAAGTAATGAATGAAATAGAGACAATGGCAAAGAACGATGTCACTATGAAAATTAGA gttggagctgtgaaaatttatttcaaaaaaaaaataataaagaggtATTAG